The Persephonella hydrogeniphila sequence TAAACGGTTATCTCTTGATATTCATTGTTTCTTGTAAGACCTGATCAGATGTAGTTATTGTCCTTGCGTTTGCCTGATATGCTCTTTGAGCTGTTATCAGGTTGATGAACTCCCTTGATATATCCACATTAGATAGTTCTAAAAATCCACTTCTTATCTTAGAAATAACCCCTCCAGGAACGATAATCGGGGTATATGTCTGACTGTTTGGAAGATATAAATTGTTTCCTTTTCTGACAAGTATCTCCTTATCTTTAAATGTTGCTATAGCTATTCTTGCAATATCTTTAACCTGACCGTTAGAGTAGACACCTTTCACTATACCATCCTCACTGACAGCAACAGACAGTAAATCTCCTTTTGCATATCCGTCCTGCTGTGCGTAAAAGATAAAGTCTGAAGCAACCTGACGTATTTCTTTAAAGTTCTCTGTTGTTGTAAGAGGTACCGCTGCACCGTTGTTTGGGTCATAGCCTGAGAAGGTAACCTGTGTAGGATCAACAGCAGCCATGGCAGCTGTCTCATTGTACAGATAATCTACAGTTATCTGGTCTGTATTATCTGTGTCTTCGAGTAATGGGATTCTTATCTGTCCAGTGGTATAGTCTATAGATCCAACCACTTCTCCATTTTCATCTATAATATTACCTGCACCATCATCATGCCAGTTGACTATATATGGAGTACCACTATCAGAGTACGATTTTATATGAACACTTCCTCTAACAGGTAGGTTTGACAGCGTGAAATAACCGTCTGTAGCTGTATCTCCCTGTGTTTCATTGGAAGCAAGGGAAACCTGTGTATCGGCATATATATTATTAACATCCAGAGTTCCATCTGAGTTGAAGCTCAGTCTGACTGATTTGTACAGTGTTCCTCCCACATCTACAGGAGATATTGTTCCATCTATCAGTTTATACACATTCCATGTATTTGTTCCTGTTCTCTGGAAGTAGTAAGATGTGATATGTGGATTTCCAAGGGAATCATAGGTTGTGAAAGAGTTTACATAGTTAAATGTTGTAGAATCTCCCGGATTAAACGGTGCAGATATAACATTTACCCTTGAGTCAAGGTTAGTAGGTTCTTTGAAAGCTATCTGTGTTGTCTGTGCAGGTTCCATAGAGTTAGGCACATTAATACTTCTTATGGCACCTGATATATTTCCGTTTCTGTCAAGCATCCATCCCAGTAGCTTCTGTCCATTAAGATTGATCAGATCTCCTTCTGCATTCGTTCTGAACTGTCCAGCCCTTGTATAGTAAGTCAGTCCCTGATTATCCTGAACCATGAAGAATCCTTCTCCATCAAGGGCAAGATCTGTAGGTGTGTTGGTGTTCATCAGCGAGCCCTGTGAAAAATCCTTTGTGGTAGAACCTACAAAACTACCTCCACCTATCTCGTAGTTCTTGGGAGAGCCGTTGGCAAATGTGGTAAGACTTTTAGAAATCAAATCTTCAAAATTTGCCCTCTCTGCTTTAAAACCGACAGTGTTAACATTTGCTATATTATCCGATATAACCGAAAGCCATTCCCTGTTAGCTCCAAGACCTGCATTCCCTGTGTAAAATGATTGAATCATAGCTCTAACCTCCTATCTGAACAATAGAATTTAAGTCTACTTCATTGTTATTTACATTAACTTTTATTCCTTCATCTGTCTTTAAAACCGTTTCGACAATTCCTTCACTTATTAAAGTGGCTTTTACATCCCTTTCTCCATTTTTTGCTTCTACATACACGGTGTAATAACCATCTTGAAGCTGGGGATTATCTATCTCAAAAGGATATTCCTTATTTCCTTCAAGATTTGAGAAGCTTTCCTGTTCAACTACATTTCCGTTTTTGTCCATCACTGTAACATTAACAATCTGGGCATTGTCTTCTAATTTAAACTTAACTAAAGATTTTCCATTTTCAACATAGGTACTCTGACCTTCATAAAATATTTTTTTCCCGATAAGATTAGAAGCATATACGAGAGAGTTTGCTTCATTAGCCTGTTTAAGCAGTTCAACAGTTTCCTGAAAGTCATTAAGGACTTCCATCTGTCTGAGCTTCACTGTGTTGTTTATAAAATCAGAAATATCTTTGGCATTTAGAGGATCCTGCCACGCCAGGTCTGCAAGAAGAACCTTTAGAAAATCCTCATTTTTCATCTTAGAATTATCGTAACCTGCCTCTACTATCTGCGGCTTTTTTAAAAACTCACTAACTCCAGTTAATTCCATAACTTAACCCCTTATTTTTGATTTTTTCAGCAAGTTGCTCAAGGGCGTTTATACTTTCTTCAAAACTGATTTTTTCGTTCATATCCTGTTTTATAAACATCTCTATCTCCGGATGTATATCTATCGCAAGGTCTATCTTTGGTGTTGTTCCCTTTTTATACAGCCCTAAATTTATCATATCCTCAGACTCCCGATATGTAGATTCCATATCCATAAAAATCGATTGGTACTTTAATATTTCGTCATCTACAAGCTGAGGCATTAATCTGCTAACGCTTTTTAGAATATCTATAGCGGGAAATATCCTTTTATTTGCCAGATTACGGGAAAGAACTATATGACCATCCAAAAATCCCATTGCAGCATCAGCGACTGGATCCATACTGATATCATCCCCTTCTACTAAAACTGTGTATATACCTGTTATGCTTCCTCTACCTACAAAATTTCCTGCCTGTTCTATGAATTTCGGCAGGAGAGCAAATACTGAAGGTGTATATCCTTTTGTAGTGGGAGGTTCACCTATAGCAAGTCCGATCTCTCTCTGTGCCATAGCAAGCCTTGTCAATGAATCAACCAGAAAAAGAACATCTTTTCCTGTATTTGAAAAATAGTTTGCTATTGCTATAGCTGTATATACAGCTCTTATCTTTGCAAGAGGTGGCTGATCTGAAGTGGCAACAACTACTACCGATTTCCTTAAACCTTCTTCCCCCAAATTGTCCTCTATAAACTCTCTGACTTCTCTTCCTCTTTCTCCTATCAGTGTAATAACATTAACATCTGCTTCTGTAAATCTTGATATCATCCCAAGAAGAGTACTCTTACCAACTCCAGCTCCAGAGAATATTCCTATCCTCTGACCTTTCCCGATGGTCAAAAGTGCATTTATTGCTCTGATTCCTACATCTAAGGGTTCTGTTATTCTTGCCCTTTCAAGGGGATTGACTATTTCGTTTTTTAGGTAATACTGCTGGGATGGTTGAAAATTATCTTTGTTTAAAGGTTTTCCAAAAGGATCTACCACACAACCTAAAAGCTCTTCTCCGACTCCCACACTGACAGGTTCTTGCCGCGACTCTATCCAGCTTCCTACAGATATTCCTTTTGTGTCGTCATAGGCCATAAGGAGTGTTTTGTTATCTTTAAATCCTACGACTTCGGCTTCTACTCCATTTTCCAGTTTACAAGAGTCCCCGATGGAAACTTTTGGAAGAAAAGCTTCTATAATTGGTCCTGTAACACCTGTAATTCTTCCTTTAATCTTATATCGGGGAATTCTTCTTAATCTCTCTTTTAATTTCATCTTTTAAAATATTCACTTTTTCTTTAAATCTATTTTCAAACTGGACATTTTCAATCTTTACAGTAAAATCTCCTGTTTTAAAATCATCCCTTTCAACAATTTTTATGTTGTCTCCTGTAAACTGTATGTAAGGTTTTATATCTGGAGAAATCTCGATCGTTATTTCTGGAGATTGCTTCAGATCATCTACTATTCTTTTGATTTCCTCTGATATGTATTTTGCATTTTCAGGGTTTATATACAGGTACTCCATAATTTCTTCTAAAACAGACAGAATAAGTTCATCTACAAACTCAACATGCTCTTTGTATCTCTGGTAAAGCTCTTCTAAAATAGAGCCTATCTCTCCTTTTAACTGGGTGTATTTTGCAGATAGTTTCTCTTCCTGCTCTTTTAAAGCTTTCTGTATTTCTTCCTGAAAGCTCTCTGTTAATCTTTTTTCTGTTTCCTCTACACCTTTTTCGTAACCCTCTTTTACTCCCTGCTGGTAAACCTGTTTTAGCTTTTCTTCATACTCTTTCTGTATTTTTTTTATCTGGTTCTGGTAGAAACTTTCTATCTGTTCTTTTGACATCTCTTCAGAGTTGGGTTTCTGGAAAGACTTTCCAAAATCTTCTATATTAAGGGAAGGCATCTTACTTACCTTCTTCTTTTAGCCATTTACTTACAAGATCCGCTATTAATTCAGGAGACTCTTCTGCAATCTCAACAAGCTTCTGAAATACAGGTTCTTTCTCTAATTTAAACTCTTCCATCTCTTTTTCATGTAAAGCATATACTCCTGCTGCCATCTCCGGTGTAACTCCCGGAGGAAGAGGAATCTCTTCTTTCTTTTTCTTTCCTTTTAATGTTTTTAGAACCATAAATGTAGCAACAGCAAGGATAAGAACAACTAAAAATGCTATTCCTCCTATCAAAATCCAGTTTGTGACAGCAGGTTTTTCTTCTACAACTTCAGGTTTTGTTTCAAAGGGAACACTTGCAACAGTAATCTGATCTCCCCTTTTAGGATCATAACCGATAGCGCTTTTTATCAGATTCTCATATGTTTTTATCTCCTCAGGGGAGCGGGGTATAAATTTGTATGTTACCTTTCCTTCTTTATCAACCTGCTTTTCATACTTACCGTCTATAAGGACACCAACACTTAATCTTTTTATTTTGAAAACATTTCTGTCTGTACTTATATAGGATTTTGTTACTTCATAATTTTTAGTCTGGTCTTTCTTAGATTTGTCTCTGTTTACTACTGTCTGTGTTCCCTGCATCACAGGTGGAACGTTTGTTGGTGTACCTGGTGGAGTTACTGCGGGGGTTTCTGTCTCCCTCAGCTTTTCTTGAATTTTCCTTTCGCTAACAACAGCAACTTTGTCGGGGTCTACAATCTCATCTTTCTGTCTTACCTTTGCTATCTCTAATTCAACAGAGGCTCTGACTACAACTTTATCTGAGCCGAGGGCTTTGGCAAGCATTGTCTGTATATTTCTTTCTATCTGTCTTTCTAATTTCTTTTTCAGCTGAACAGTCTTATCCGTAGCTGCAAACTGTGATTCTTCATCTAAAAGGTCTGAAAGAACTCTTCCCCTGTTATCTACTACAGTAACATTATCTGGTTTTAGTCTCGGTACTGCATGGGATACCAGAAAAACTATCGCTTTTACCTGTTCTTTTGAAAGGTCTTTTCCCGGCCACAGCTTTACAACGACAGATGCTTTAGGTTCTTCCTCTTCTCTAACAAATATAGATTCTTTAGGAAGTGCGATATTCACCCTTACATTTTGAACAGGATCTAACTGCCTTATAGTTCTGGCAAGCTCTCCTTCAAGAGCCCTAAGGTAGTTGACATTCTCCTGAAATTGGGTAATTCCCATTTTTGGCTCTTCAAATATCTCAAACCCAACTGTCTGGCTGGAAGGAAGACCTTTTGCAGCCAATTTAAGTCTTATATCGTATACTTTGTCTTTAGGAACCAGTATGATACTTCCTCCCCCTTCAACCTTGTAAGGGATTTTTTCTTCCTGAAGCACCGTAAGAATTTTTCCTGCATCGTCTGGCGATAGATTAGTGTATAGAACAGCATACTCGGTAGTAGAAACAGATCTGTAAGCAACATAACCTAATATGGAAATAAGCAAAAAGCCAGCCAGTAAAATAGCTATATTTCGCGGTGTAGCAAATCTTTTTCCTAAATCTAAAGCCCTTTCCTTAAGTTGATTTATATCCAATCTACACCTGCATTCTCATTATTTCTTGATAACTTTCAAGAGCTTTATTTCTTATTTCTGTAATCAGTCTTAACGATATATCTGATTTCGCAATCTGGTACAGGAGATTTTCAAGGTTTTCCACTTTACCTTCGGCTATCAGTTTTTCTGCCTCTTTTGCGTTTTTCAGGTCGGCGTTTACATCGGCTACAAATTCCTGCAGTACATCGCCAAAGGATTTCACTTCCTTTTGCTGTTTTTTCTGTGTTGTTAACTGTCCAAAGTCCTGCAGACCTTCAATTCTCATAATCTCACCACCCTATTTTATACTTTAATTAATTCAAGACTTTTAATAAGCATATCTTTATGGGTGTTAAATGCTGTAAGATTTGCCTCATAAGTTCTTATCGCTGACATCATATCAACCATTTCTCTTAATGGATCAACATTTGGGAGCCTTACATAACCGTCAGGTCCTGCATCTGGATGTTTTGGATCGTATTTCATCTTAAATGGAGAGGGATCTGGTATAACCTTTGCAACCCTTACCTGATAAACTTTAGATTCTTTATCTAAAACAGCCTGAAAAACAGGAACTTTTCTTCTGTAGGGTTGTCCATTTTCTGCTCTGGTTGAGTTTACATTTGCAAGATTAGATGAAGATATATCTATCCTTATTCTCTGGGCTGCCATTCCTGTAACTGAAGTTTCAAGACCTTTAAAAATCATTTAATCCTCTCCTATCTTCCAGATATTGCATACTTCAGTTTTGCCATCTCTTTTTTCATTGATTCAAGTAATGTTTTGTACATAATTGAACTCTCTGCAAGTTTTGCAAGTTCCTCTTCAACATTTACTCTGTTTTGATCATAACCAACAAAATTCTTAACTTCAAACTTTTCTATTTTAACTTTTTTCTCAGGGAAAGGATCCATATGCTTTGGGTTTGTTCTTTTTAGTTTTACCTGTTCCGTCAGCACCTTCTCAAATTTCAAGTCGACAGGTCTGTAAAACGGTGTATCTGCGTTTGCTATATTCCCCTGTATAACTTTTGTTCTTTCTAAGAAAAAAGATGCTTTTTCTTCTAATATGTCTATATGGGAAAATAGTTCACTCATTTTTTAGACCTCTGATTACTTGGTAGTCTTCATAAATATTTTTTGCTATAAGGCTCCATTCTGTATTACACTGCTGAATTCTCTGCCTGTATTTTTCAATAAGTTTTTCCATATCTGTCCTCACAGCAGCTACCAGCACCCAGCTATTTATATCACAGTCCTTTTTTAGCCTTTCGGACAGGGGTATTAATATCTTTAGAGCTTGTTGGTAAAGTTCTTTTTCAAATAACAGGTAAACAATTTTCCTTATGAACATCTTTCCTATAACAGTTTTTGTATAGTAATCAGGAAGTTTGTCTGTCACAGGTTCAACAGTTTTAAAAGCTTTCTCTACCTGTCCGTTCTCTAAAAATAGATAGGATATTACCACTCTTTTCTCTACACTCTCTTTTTTACATCTATTTTTTATTCTATCTATAAGCGATATATCCGCTTTTTTCAAAAAGATATAATTTTTTGACAGAAGTATATAATACTGACAGTTTTTATTTTTTATCTTTTTTAAGATCTCGACTGATTTTTTATATTTTTCTAAAGAGTAATAAGCATCCGCCAAAAGTAAAACTGCTCTATCATCTTTCCATTTGTTGTACAGAAAGTTTGCTATATCAAAAGCCATTTTTAGTTTACCGCACTTTTTTAAATTTGAATAAAAATGCTCAAGCATTTTTCTGTCAAAAACTGTATAAAAAAATTTTTCATTTGAAGAGAAAAGCTTACATACTCTCATATAGTTCAGTCTGTACAACTCAGGTTCCCACAACTCCCTTATATACTCTATATGCTCATACTTCATACGGCTGATATTAACAAGGGAAAGTTCGTGTACAAGTTTGTCAAACAGCTTTTCTGATTTTGAGCCAAGAACCATAAACCCAAAATCTGCAAGTGCAAAGAAACCAACATAGTTGTTTCTGTTCAGAACAAGCGCCTTTAAAATAAAACCAAGGGGATCTTTAAAATCCTTATCCTCTGAAGTTAAAAGCCTTATCTGAATATCTCTATCTCTTTTGCCGAGGGCTATTAGTTTTAGTTTTGCTATTACAGCCTCATCTGTGTCTGGATATTTCTTTACTACCTCATAATAATAATTCATCGCCAGAATTTTATCACCTTCTTTAAGGGCTATATCACCCAGTCGCAGTAAAGCTTTTCTTATAACAGATTCATCTTTTACTATACTTATAATTCTTTTGAATATCTTTTTTGCAAAACTGTAATCTCCAAGCCTGTAGGCATTCTCTCCTACAATCAGGTAATAATCAGGGTTTTCTATAAGGTACTCTTCATAAGTTTTATATACTGGGATAAGGTATTTTATAGCCTCTTTATAGTTTCCCTTCTCAAACTCTACAAGACCTTTTACAAACTCAAACTCTTTTTTCTCTTTTTCTGAAAGCTCAGAAAGGTTCACAAGTATAATATACCTTGTGATTATATCCATCCTTTTCAGCCATGCAGCTACTCTGAGGATAGCAACTACTGTCTTAAACTGCTTTTTTGGAGTATCAGCCATAGAAAAGGCTTTTTTATACATAGCCAGTGCCCTTTCATACATGTAAAGGTTCTCATAGATATTACCTTTTGTGTAGTAAAATTCCCAGTCAAACGGATTTTCTACAGAGTATGAGTATGTGTTTAGATAATACATCGCCTTCTGTATGAACTCTTTAAGACCTGTTTTTCTACCAAGATGAAGGTATATCTTTGCCATAAGGAAAAGGGCTTTGCCGTAAAAGGGGTTATTCCTGTCCCTTACAAGTTTTGACAGTACATTTAATGCTGTGTAATAAGAACCTCTCCTGTACATCTGGAGAGCAAGTCTATAATCTTCCTCTAACTGCTTTATCTCTTCAGGTGTGTATACTTTTTCTGTTTTTTTCTCAGGGACAGGTTGATTCTCCTGTGATACGGCAAATCCATAGAAAAAAAATAAAAGCAAAAGGATTATCTTAAACCTTAACATTTATTTCTCTACTGATATCCTTTTTATCGGGAATTTTTTTGATCTCAGATGTATATCTGACCTCTTTCTCTTTGTTCTTAATTCTTAAAAAATAATTTTCAATACCGCTTTCATGTATTATCTGGGATATTTCATGTCTTAGAGAGTACAAACTATCAGTTGTGATATTTTTTACCATTAGATGCAGGTTTATGCTGTTTCCTGTAAATCTTGCTCTTAAGGCAAACTCTCCGAATTTGAGATTAAAACTCAGATGTCTGCTGAATCTGTTATCTGTCTGTGTATCCTCTCCTTTATCAGTATAGCTACTATTTCCTGTATTAGACTGACTGTCTGAAAAGCTATCTTTTCCGTTCTGAAGGTTATCTGAGAAATAATGGGTAGTGACTGTATCTGAACCGTGTTTATAGCTCCCTGACA is a genomic window containing:
- the fliE gene encoding flagellar hook-basal body complex protein FliE, which translates into the protein MRIEGLQDFGQLTTQKKQQKEVKSFGDVLQEFVADVNADLKNAKEAEKLIAEGKVENLENLLYQIAKSDISLRLITEIRNKALESYQEIMRMQV
- a CDS encoding flagellar hook protein FlgE: MIQSFYTGNAGLGANREWLSVISDNIANVNTVGFKAERANFEDLISKSLTTFANGSPKNYEIGGGSFVGSTTKDFSQGSLMNTNTPTDLALDGEGFFMVQDNQGLTYYTRAGQFRTNAEGDLINLNGQKLLGWMLDRNGNISGAIRSINVPNSMEPAQTTQIAFKEPTNLDSRVNVISAPFNPGDSTTFNYVNSFTTYDSLGNPHITSYYFQRTGTNTWNVYKLIDGTISPVDVGGTLYKSVRLSFNSDGTLDVNNIYADTQVSLASNETQGDTATDGYFTLSNLPVRGSVHIKSYSDSGTPYIVNWHDDGAGNIIDENGEVVGSIDYTTGQIRIPLLEDTDNTDQITVDYLYNETAAMAAVDPTQVTFSGYDPNNGAAVPLTTTENFKEIRQVASDFIFYAQQDGYAKGDLLSVAVSEDGIVKGVYSNGQVKDIARIAIATFKDKEILVRKGNNLYLPNSQTYTPIIVPGGVISKIRSGFLELSNVDISREFINLITAQRAYQANARTITTSDQVLQETMNIKR
- the flgC gene encoding flagellar basal body rod protein FlgC, translated to MIFKGLETSVTGMAAQRIRIDISSSNLANVNSTRAENGQPYRRKVPVFQAVLDKESKVYQVRVAKVIPDPSPFKMKYDPKHPDAGPDGYVRLPNVDPLREMVDMMSAIRTYEANLTAFNTHKDMLIKSLELIKV
- the fliF gene encoding flagellar basal-body MS-ring/collar protein FliF encodes the protein MDINQLKERALDLGKRFATPRNIAILLAGFLLISILGYVAYRSVSTTEYAVLYTNLSPDDAGKILTVLQEEKIPYKVEGGGSIILVPKDKVYDIRLKLAAKGLPSSQTVGFEIFEEPKMGITQFQENVNYLRALEGELARTIRQLDPVQNVRVNIALPKESIFVREEEEPKASVVVKLWPGKDLSKEQVKAIVFLVSHAVPRLKPDNVTVVDNRGRVLSDLLDEESQFAATDKTVQLKKKLERQIERNIQTMLAKALGSDKVVVRASVELEIAKVRQKDEIVDPDKVAVVSERKIQEKLRETETPAVTPPGTPTNVPPVMQGTQTVVNRDKSKKDQTKNYEVTKSYISTDRNVFKIKRLSVGVLIDGKYEKQVDKEGKVTYKFIPRSPEEIKTYENLIKSAIGYDPKRGDQITVASVPFETKPEVVEEKPAVTNWILIGGIAFLVVLILAVATFMVLKTLKGKKKKEEIPLPPGVTPEMAAGVYALHEKEMEEFKLEKEPVFQKLVEIAEESPELIADLVSKWLKEEGK
- a CDS encoding tetratricopeptide repeat protein codes for the protein MLLFFFYGFAVSQENQPVPEKKTEKVYTPEEIKQLEEDYRLALQMYRRGSYYTALNVLSKLVRDRNNPFYGKALFLMAKIYLHLGRKTGLKEFIQKAMYYLNTYSYSVENPFDWEFYYTKGNIYENLYMYERALAMYKKAFSMADTPKKQFKTVVAILRVAAWLKRMDIITRYIILVNLSELSEKEKKEFEFVKGLVEFEKGNYKEAIKYLIPVYKTYEEYLIENPDYYLIVGENAYRLGDYSFAKKIFKRIISIVKDESVIRKALLRLGDIALKEGDKILAMNYYYEVVKKYPDTDEAVIAKLKLIALGKRDRDIQIRLLTSEDKDFKDPLGFILKALVLNRNNYVGFFALADFGFMVLGSKSEKLFDKLVHELSLVNISRMKYEHIEYIRELWEPELYRLNYMRVCKLFSSNEKFFYTVFDRKMLEHFYSNLKKCGKLKMAFDIANFLYNKWKDDRAVLLLADAYYSLEKYKKSVEILKKIKNKNCQYYILLSKNYIFLKKADISLIDRIKNRCKKESVEKRVVISYLFLENGQVEKAFKTVEPVTDKLPDYYTKTVIGKMFIRKIVYLLFEKELYQQALKILIPLSERLKKDCDINSWVLVAAVRTDMEKLIEKYRQRIQQCNTEWSLIAKNIYEDYQVIRGLKNE
- a CDS encoding FliI/YscN family ATPase, which codes for MKLKERLRRIPRYKIKGRITGVTGPIIEAFLPKVSIGDSCKLENGVEAEVVGFKDNKTLLMAYDDTKGISVGSWIESRQEPVSVGVGEELLGCVVDPFGKPLNKDNFQPSQQYYLKNEIVNPLERARITEPLDVGIRAINALLTIGKGQRIGIFSGAGVGKSTLLGMISRFTEADVNVITLIGERGREVREFIEDNLGEEGLRKSVVVVATSDQPPLAKIRAVYTAIAIANYFSNTGKDVLFLVDSLTRLAMAQREIGLAIGEPPTTKGYTPSVFALLPKFIEQAGNFVGRGSITGIYTVLVEGDDISMDPVADAAMGFLDGHIVLSRNLANKRIFPAIDILKSVSRLMPQLVDDEILKYQSIFMDMESTYRESEDMINLGLYKKGTTPKIDLAIDIHPEIEMFIKQDMNEKISFEESINALEQLAEKIKNKGLSYGINWS
- a CDS encoding flagellar hook assembly protein FlgD — translated: MELTGVSEFLKKPQIVEAGYDNSKMKNEDFLKVLLADLAWQDPLNAKDISDFINNTVKLRQMEVLNDFQETVELLKQANEANSLVYASNLIGKKIFYEGQSTYVENGKSLVKFKLEDNAQIVNVTVMDKNGNVVEQESFSNLEGNKEYPFEIDNPQLQDGYYTVYVEAKNGERDVKATLISEGIVETVLKTDEGIKVNVNNNEVDLNSIVQIGG
- the flgB gene encoding flagellar basal body rod protein FlgB — protein: MSELFSHIDILEEKASFFLERTKVIQGNIANADTPFYRPVDLKFEKVLTEQVKLKRTNPKHMDPFPEKKVKIEKFEVKNFVGYDQNRVNVEEELAKLAESSIMYKTLLESMKKEMAKLKYAISGR